TGAGCCAGGCTTTCTGATTTTGACGAAGTAGTTTCCGTCTCAAATTTGGTGTGAAAATTTGTacctttaaaataaaattgagtttgCATCCATTCTTCAAACTAAAGGTATGGTTTAAATTCTCACTTTCAACTTCCTTCACTTGCAGCTGAAAGATCAGGCAAAGATGCCTGCATGGACTAGGCCAGTATTGCGTAATTTCCATGTAGAAGAtgcttttatttcgaaaaaccTCTGCAAATATGTACTCATATTATTAATTCAAGTCATCAACTTTTcgttcaacatgaaaatgtttcataagAATAGAAAGAAActgaataaataggtactttaaaatATCTTACATCATATTGAACGtgcttaaaaaaatgatttcatttcagtTCAGCTTATTCAGCCCTACTTATGAAGCAGGCACTGCTTgggaatggaatgaaaaaagaaaacaattttaccTACATCAATTTTTACCTGAGCAAGTAGACTTCAATTTAAACAACCCAGTCCTGAAGAGCGAATTAAAAGTAGGTATCTTTACcctattcaaatatttcatttcaagttcaaatgTACTGTTCATAGATTAAGagtttttaagtaggtacctatccactTAACTCCAAACAGTTCAGATTTATGTATACCTACATGTAATCATGTTTgtagaaaatgattgaattctGGCTCGACAAGGGTGTGGCTGGTTTCCGATTTGACGCGACCCCCTATTTCTTTGAGAATAAAGATTTCAGAGATGCTGTATATTATTATGATCAAGTCAATCAACCTGAGACATTAGAATTCCTTCATGAATTAAGATTGTCCTTAGATGAATATAATAAAGAACATGGCGGTATTGAAAGGTAAGCTCAGAATTCGTTTTTCAAGtgagtacttacctactacctacgcaCTTCTTACCTACAATTACATAATAAAATGATCATATATTATCATGTACAGAATCTTTATTGCCGAAGCACATATCCTTGATTCAGAGGTTgtcaaatattttggaaaaaaagattaTCCAATCATGCACTTTCCGTACTCATTTAATTTTGAGTACTTGGAGGGACATATTAACCCctttctttttgaaatgtacACCAACTATTACATTGAATCGCTTCCCAAGAACGCGGTTACAGCTTGGATGGTAATTATTTCACCATTataattgcaaattaaaaattaaaataggcaactcaattttgatgaatttacaaaaaatatttattttcagaGTCAAGATCATGATGTAAATAGAATAGGATCTCGAATGACGCCTGAATACTCGGACATTATAACCATTGCATCAATGCTGTTACCAGGAACAGCGGGTTGTTATTACGGGCAGGAAATAGGTATGCTGAATGGCCTTGTGAGGCAGGATCAATTTAAAGATTTCTCTGATCATGGCGCTAGAGATCCAGCCAGACTAATAATGCAGTGGGATGATTCGATGAATGCTGGTACGTATTAGGTCTATACGTTTCTTTCATTGCACAATGGCTGCTTGTATTTTCTTTAATAAATTTCACTAAATTATGATATTGTTCACATTTATCCAGGATTTACAAACAACAGCGTACCATTTCTTCCCCCTAATTCAGATTATTTCGAGAGAAACGTCGAATCTCAACAACACCAAGAAAATACCCATCTTAGCTTGTTCAAAGACTTATCAGTGATGAGAAAAACAAATACCCTGAAGTTTGGAAATTACAAAACATATTATTCACCTTATTCAGATTCTGAATTTATACATGTTATGACTAGGtgctttaaattatttttttttacctaatttcaaTCCACTTGCCGATGAGCCCGGAAAATTTTAAGTAGGGAGGTACTTATGTTCGCACAAACATGATTACAGATCACACGAAGATCGTATGGTTATAGTGGTGACCAATTTCAGTGTATTTTCATCTTCTCGATTCAACATGAGCCGAATAATCCAGAATTTGCCGAAGAGGATTGTATTAGCTACTAGTAGTATCAATTCTGGATATGCAAAAGGGTAAGGCTTCGAGtgcaaagtacctacctatatatttgcATTACATGATAAGCCtctaaaaaaatacctacttatctgaTATACTACGTACAACTTGCGAACAAGTATGTGTACCTACTTCTTTCTTACATGCAGAATAATGCATTTGTTTACAGGTCagtcttaggaaatgaaatacCCATGGAATTTATGATGAGACCATTATCTTGTTTAGTGTTTGAAGCATAGTTACTCCTGATTTCTCCTAATACATACAAACTATCATGAGAAGAAACATTTCCATCATTTCATCATGGTGAACATGCCATCAAcgttattcgacatataatttcattttataattttctattGAGAATAAAAAACTATAAACATTAATTAAAGTGTTTAAATAGCGGACTGCACCTGAAGGCTGAAAGTAATTTTGAAACGATTcgactgaaaaaagaaaagaacagattttttgagaatattatATCTGTAGGTAAACATATTTActaaggtatacctacctatctgatgtggaattaatttgaaatatgaaaactgaataaatccaaaaaatactcaatttgaCTCGATTTgcgcaacatttttttgaaaatgaatgtattTGTAGTTAGCAAAATTGCTATCAACACTTACAGTAACGTACCCCCAATTATTACATCCAGATCACATAAATAAGaataggtaagaaaaaaaatgtgccaAACTAAAgcatatgagaaaaaaatatataggacCCAAACTGCGAGAGACATGAAAAAAGACTAAAAAAGTGGCACTTGGCACTAGACTTTCGCTCTTCAGGACTGGGTTGTTTAAATTGAAGTCTACATGCTCAGGTAAAAATTGATGTAggtaaaattgttttcttttttcattccattcccAAGCAGTGCCTGCTTCATAAGTAGGGCTGAATAAGCTGAACTCATAAAATTAGGTACAATGAGAGCGCTTTGTCAAAATGtcattctgaatttttcaagagtaaaatgTTAGATAGATACTTACCTAATCATGATAAGTAGGTAATCTTTATCGGGCGAGACATCAATTATTTACTTTGCGTAGGAGTTTAATCTACCTACCAGTTGAGTTTTCTGATACATACGAGTACTcacatattttatcaaaatgttatgccaaaaaaataggaaaagaGATAAGATTTGATGggacttgaaagttgaaatgtacatacatatcgTACCTACCGATCCATAATTCATGTTAATATGGGTAGATGTAGTGTAGATAGGTAGTAGATGGCAGATTCAGCGGGGCGAGGAGACGAAAAATGTGCAGACATGTTGGTTTTCATCTTTATAATAATACATTGgacgaaattatttttcttacatGCCACCGACTGAACTTTTTAATACACGCGCCTACGCAGATTAGATTCTACAGAATTtcgaaagttgattttttttgtacaaattgttTCCAGGACTAAACAAAACCTCTATCATCATgctatttttattatatttctTACGTCAAAGCAGTAtgccaattttcaaacataCTCTGTGTCCGGTGAGTGGATGTTaatacttcagatttggataaaAACCAGTACGACTAATTCGTAAAAAGGTTATGTGAAGGTgtggcctatcttcaaaattaaaggggcAGAATACGTTTTCAAGATttaagagccaaaatccaattttgactaTGGGGGTATTGGGGGTCGgcagtactttgaaaaatgaacaaaattacttaGTATAACTTGTTGCCCAACTTGcgaattgaaggggctacaaatgatttccaatttcgaaaaatcgcgatgaaaaaagtaaatgcGGAAATTAATACTAAGTACGTACgtaaaaaacaatcaaattttgttatgatcatttttagTTTCTGAAGctcagcaatttttgatttgctaaaaatttcattaaatttacaatttttaagctCCAAACACCTTTTTAactttagagtaagaaaaaaaatgatcataacaaaatttgttttttttacgtagtagttattcatttccgcatttatttttttcattgcgatttttcgaatttgaaaatcatttataGCCCCTTCAACTTGTAACAAAATGGTTAGGTACGTACGTTTTATGGACTGGGTAGGTATACCTTTTTTCAGTAGGGCATGAAGTCTTCTTCAAGACGTGATtgatataagtaggtaggtaaggtacctaataTCTATGTTAAAACGTTGTGAGGATGTCTCCACCAGTATGTAGTTTTGCCTCTTGTGCAGAAGGGTTAAgaggtatatatatttttttgaaataaggttaggtatttgaaaaagcTCTTCGCGTTTCATGCTTCATACGAGTATATTGGTATATTAtgtataatttaaaatttgctataaattttcaaaagacgtttcttggatcaaatttttttgtctaggactgaagaattcaaaaatactgaaagCTTCAACAAGAAAATCcgttgtatgtatttgtactcaaggtaaattttttaaaaattccaaaatgctgctagagcctccaaaacggttcaaaaccaccGCCAGTCGACTCAGCACGTTTGCAATTAGAGTACAGTGTGAATTTTAGCTTACCTTTCGTTTTGTGAAATtaagtagaaattttgagttccaaaaatctgctggaggagcCAAAGGTGCTCAAAAAGGCtggaaaccgtttccaatctatATTTAACAGGCCTTAAATAgggtaaaaaccaaatttcagctttctagaataatttcaaatttggtaaaattttgattttttttcatagtaggcccaaagattttcaaaaatttaccaaaggcCGAGAAATGCACATTATAGCACCTAACATTTTGGCGGATGGTATTATTTTTGCGTGCttttttgatctagctttgtccggttcaaaaaattgtctgccAGGTGGAATACCTTCCTCGTAAGATAATTTAATTgtaacgttttaaaaaaataatgccaaATCTTGACTCATTTGTAGGTAGCtacctatttgtaattttaggaaaaattgtttctgaatttttgaatgacttttaatctcttcctatcttcttgaaataatatttttttcgaatattttcaaattttattttattcataattttaccaaacaaaaatattattagGGGATCCATTAAACAttaatatgatgaaaaaatttgggtgGGATAGACCGGTAaattaaacagaatttttaaattcgcataaaataactttataaaaatgatagaaacaaaatatgtaggtacattatgaaTTCATTACGAAAGCTTGTACaggtacatatacgagtactcaAGCAGTAATAAAATTAGAAATCGAGTCAATGGAGAGAATGCAACGCAATTATTCCAACTGGGTATCCATCAGAGAGATTATCGATTCACGACTGTGAAATCTCAAGTGCCCATTCCTTACGTCTGTCTGAAACATAAATTAGTTAATCCTGAATTTCAAAGCATGACACacacacgtttttttttctttttaaattacaaCTTGAAGGAGTACATCCATTccgagaaaaatattttcaagcgtacctaattgattcattttcgtaATAAAACTACACATGTAGGTACTTCGAATTTGAGCTCTatacttacgtacctacctatgcataTCAACTAAAgagaaaacacttgaaaaacaaataatataTTACCTGCCTAGGTATAAATATTTGTTCCAATCTACAAACGTGTTCTTCATAGCTCTGCCCACGTCTTTCAGGAACCGAAAATCAAGagaaaaagaacagaaaaatgaaactatTCGCATTTTTCTTGTTCTGTTTATTTTGCAAGAGTTTTGCAGCAGATTTAGACAGAAGTTGGTGGAAGCATACGATAATTTATGAAATACTTCCGTTTTCGTTTAAAGACAGCGATGGAGATGGACGTGGCGATATCAAAGGTAGGTATCTATAAGACATAATATTACCTACTATAAAATGTATATGTAAATTACACTCATCAGAGGAATAATCCTTACCTAATGAACTTAACacacctacatatttttttaaaataggtattacgTCAAAATTAGACCACTTTGTTGATCTTGGCATAGAAACAATCCATCTTACTCCAGTATATGAAACATCAATGCGAGATATGGGATACGATATTACTGATTATTATAAGATTGATCAGAGATACGGTACCATGGAGGACTTTGACGAATTAAtggctgaaatgaaaaaaagaggtacctctaaattgtaaaaatacccATTCACGTATGTAGCTAGGCCTACtataataaattgaatttcatttcatttcaggtTTGAAACTAATATTAGATTTAGTAATTAATCACTGTGGTTACAAAAATGAATGGTTTTTAAAATCTATTGACAAAATCGACCCCTACACGGATTATTACGTTTGGAAAGATGCCAAAGAAATAATTAACGGCACACCGACACCTCCCAACAAATGGGTAAGTCGCagatacctatttatatttAAGTGTAATCCGCAGTTATTAAAACTCTGCGTAAATAATTCTTCGCAGAGAAATATTTTCCATTACTACGATGGTTCTGCTTGGGAATGGAATGAAAAACGTCAGCAATTCTATCTTCATCAGTTTCTCCCAGAACAGCCAGATTTTAATTTAGGcaacgaaaatgtaaaaaaggaACTGAAAGTAAGATTTCCtacgtgatttttttatacgtacTTAACATAAGTTATATTACTTTGCATATCATTGAAAGTAGACTACTGTAGACCCATctatatgtacagggtgcccagaaatatcgagcacccctaaaaaagttttctactaaatactttggttggtcacagtgaatgataataatgatagcacatgattggttgttggactggagagataacattccaccaatcatattcatctatttcacgttgccaacctatatttttaatgaaaaactttctttgggtgctcgatatttctgggcaccctgtaccaaCTTCGtgggtataggtacctatttgtattacCTATTTCAGAAAATCATTACGTTCTGGTTGGATAAAGGTGTAGCTGGATTTAGGCTTGATGCTGCTCCCCATTTCTTTGAAGATAAAGAATTTAGAGACGACAGTTACGACAGACAAAAAGACCAACCAGAAACGATGGAATTTATCCACGAATTCAGATTGTTTTTAGACGATTACAGTGTTAAACAAGGAGGATTTGAAAGGTAGacattgaaataggtacctactcaatgaTTACGATTTCATGGTATCATTTGATTCtaatttcattctttttaaaTCACATAGAATCTATGTAGCGGAAGCACGTGGTGATCTTGCAATTGCTGCAAAGTATTACGGTACTAAAGAGTATCCGTTGACTCATTTCCCGTATggtttcattttggaatttattgATCAGCCCATGCGCGCTTTTTGGTTTTACTGGTACATTTACGTATGGATGTCGTATTTACAGGATGGCGATGTATCAGCTTGGATGGTATGTAttgtacatattacatacatacatgCACACCTTTGTatataattcaaattcaatcaaaatgcaAAGTTGAATAGCATTTTGATTGGCGACAATATAAGAAAAAAcatgttttgtgatttttattgatACTCAGTCACAAGATCATGATGGTAGCAGAGTTGGGTCTCGGGTGGTTCCAGAGTATTCGGACATCGTTACAATGCTATCAATGATGCTACCTGGAACAGTGGGTGTATATTACGGACAAGAGATCGGCATGTTAAATGGTTTCATCACACCTGAACAAATTAGAGATTACTCCGGTAATGATGGACGAGATCCTGTCAGACTTTTAATGCAGTGGGACAATAGTACAAGTGCTGGTaagttaggtacttatttgaaatatgtaggtaaatctCATTTCTTGCCAAATCttatagtataggtacttaaggTAGTGTTGTGTATAAGTCAAATGTAAGACATGTATGTATTAGCCCTAAAGCATTAAGTTCAGTATCCTACatctcaacttttgaaaaaatggtacaatGTGCCAACGTTGGGCTGTTCTTTATTTCAGGATTTTCTACCAATGCCACAACATTTCTGCCATCAAATTCAGATTACTTCATAAGAAatgtcgagtttcaaaaaaaagatgaattcaGTCAATATAACATGTTTAAAGATCTGTCAGCACTTAGAAAAACAGACACTTTAAAAGTTGGACAATTCAACCATTTGCCCTATTATCATGAAGACATCTACATGTTACAAAGGTTTTGATCCTCCCAAACttatatttatttacctatatacctacctgctgatgttttataaaaaaaaatcgcttcgCCTCTGAcacgtaatttatttttttattaaagaatGCATGAAGGACACGAAGTAGTTCTGGTCATCAACCCTGCTCAATCCCTTATACATGTAAATTTAACTCGACTAATGCGTAACCCACCAAATCCAGTTTCAGTAGTGACTGCTAGTACAAATGCTGGATATGGCAGAGGGTAAGTG
The sequence above is a segment of the Planococcus citri chromosome 3, ihPlaCitr1.1, whole genome shotgun sequence genome. Coding sequences within it:
- the LOC135840247 gene encoding maltase A1-like, with the protein product MKASILFLCYIFSLCRADLDTEWWKHTIIYAIVPFSFKDSDGDGIGDLKGITSKLDYIEGLGIETIQLTPIYETPFKDIGYDITDYYKIDKMYGTMDDFDELVSELKKRDMKLIMDMVINHSGDQHEWFQKSIDRIDPYTDFYVWKDSKGFNNETGQEIPPNKWFSLFSPTYEAGTAWEWNEKRKQFYLHQFLPEQVDFNLNNPVLKSELKKMIEFWLDKGVAGFRFDATPYFFENKDFRDAVYYYDQVNQPETLEFLHELRLSLDEYNKEHGGIERIFIAEAHILDSEVVKYFGKKDYPIMHFPYSFNFEYLEGHINPFLFEMYTNYYIESLPKNAVTAWMSQDHDVNRIGSRMTPEYSDIITIASMLLPGTAGCYYGQEIGMLNGLVRQDQFKDFSDHGARDPARLIMQWDDSMNAGFTNNSVPFLPPNSDYFERNVESQQHQENTHLSLFKDLSVMRKTNTLKFGNYKTYYSPYSDSEFIHVMTRSHEDRMVIVVTNFSVFSSSRFNMSRIIQNLPKRIVLATSSINSGYAKGSVLGNEIPMEFMMRPLSCLVFEA
- the LOC135841245 gene encoding maltase 2-like translates to MKLFAFFLFCLFCKSFAADLDRSWWKHTIIYEILPFSFKDSDGDGRGDIKGITSKLDHFVDLGIETIHLTPVYETSMRDMGYDITDYYKIDQRYGTMEDFDELMAEMKKRGLKLILDLVINHCGYKNEWFLKSIDKIDPYTDYYVWKDAKEIINGTPTPPNKWRNIFHYYDGSAWEWNEKRQQFYLHQFLPEQPDFNLGNENVKKELKKIITFWLDKGVAGFRLDAAPHFFEDKEFRDDSYDRQKDQPETMEFIHEFRLFLDDYSVKQGGFERIYVAEARGDLAIAAKYYGTKEYPLTHFPYGFILEFIDQPMRAFWFYWYIYVWMSYLQDGDVSAWMSQDHDGSRVGSRVVPEYSDIVTMLSMMLPGTVGVYYGQEIGMLNGFITPEQIRDYSGNDGRDPVRLLMQWDNSTSAGFSTNATTFLPSNSDYFIRNVEFQKKDEFSQYNMFKDLSALRKTDTLKVGQFNHLPYYHEDIYMLQRMHEGHEVVLVINPAQSLIHVNLTRLMRNPPNPVSVVTASTNAGYGRGLTLDHQSLDKFKFLPLSAVVFETKRPKNEKKSEEDGDL